The Merismopedia glauca CCAP 1448/3 genomic sequence TCCATTTTACCAACGAGGTCTACGGGCTATGCGCTTGATACAGTCAAGGTTTTAGCTATTATTGTCACCCCGTCAGCAGTCAAGGTTTTAGCTATTATTGTCACCCCGTCAGGCCGTGAACTTAAGTTCACGGCTCGTCAAGGGTTTCACCGTTAACTTGACACCTATGGCTTCCAGCCTGCCACGGGACAGCCCAGAGGGCTATCTTTACAAGTCATTTAGAATTGCTATATCGCCTTGACTATCTATTTGCCAACCAAAAGCTGAAGAAACTGCTCTTCTGACGAATCGGAAAGCTCAATTGGCACAAAGTACCTTTAGGTGCCATAGATTTTCTGATGAACTTACCCCTCAATTGTTCGGCTAAACTTTGCGCTTGTTTTGTCCCTCTATTTCGAGCATTTGAAGTAACCCCAATCCCATTATCTTCAATTTTTAGAGCGTACCAGCCATCTTTTTCTTCGCCAGTTACGGAGATTTTAGTCGCACATTCTGCGTGTTTTCCAACATTACAAATAGCTTCTTCAAGAAAGCGACAAAGCTGCCCCTTTTGCTCGATAGTTAAAGCATCTTCTTCCAGAAGTTTAAAGTTAACAATTGGAATTTTTATAGTCTTAAAATGAGGAAAATCTCTAATTATTGTCTGCTCGTAAACTTCAGCAAACAATTGATGGATTGGATCTGATAAATCTAACTTAATGCTCCTCGATTCATCTGCTTCACCGAGATAGAAGACATTGTTATGTTCGATAGTCTCTTCAATTAATCTATCAAAGATATCTCTAATTTCTGTATTAACGTGCTTAATTTTGTCGATAACCTCAACTTCGCGGAGATTATGACCTTGCAATTCTCGCAACAGGAGTGCTATCTCTTGTAGGGGACTATTATGAATGGCATCAAAGGCTTGAACGATCGCCAAACGACGTTCTTCTATCTGCAAGCGTAAAAAGCGATCGTATTGGTAAAAAGCAGTTAAAGCAATTCCGTTGATGGAGAAAACAAGTAAGGCTGGAACCACAGGAATCCACCAGCCAAATAAAATTAAAGCGTAACTAGTACCTATTAAAATAATACTTCCTAAAAGAACGCTCAATAAGTTTTTTAAAGGCGATCTGGAAAGGCAACTCAAAACAATTCCTAACATACCCCAGCCACAAATCCAAAGATAATCTCCAGCTTCCGTCCAAGTATTTAAGAAAGGTCTGTTACTTAAAACTCCATTTACTATCTGGCTGGCAGCATGAGCTTGATATTCTACTCCATATATTTGACCGTTGATAACGTTATTTTTAACTGCATTACTATTAATTATATCTGGGTGACTCTGACTAGTTATTCCAATCAAAATGATTTTACCTGTTATCAGTTTTTGTGAGAAATTATTTGTTTTTATATCTGTTAAAGACAACTTGTGAAAAGGTTTTTGGCTGTTACGGTAGTTTACCAAAACTTGCAATCCACCATCGTCTGTACGGACGTAACTGCCTGAATTTGGGTAAAAACGTGGTAGTTCTACACTTTTAGATTCTTTGGTAAATCGGATGGTATTTGCATCTTTAATACCTTCATCTGATTCCCAACCTTGTCGGTTGAGATAAGCTTCAGATAACCTTAAAGATAAAGAGAATTTGTAGTCTTCTTTTACTGGAACTGTCAAATAATTGCGCCGAAGTTTGCCATCTGCATCTG encodes the following:
- a CDS encoding CHASE2 domain-containing protein — encoded protein: MSDRTLNKFTSKIPFLRAGGIAGITIISLTIITRLTGFLQPLEWSILDLFLRSRPLELTDDKITIIGINETDINNSPSYPIPDRDMAVLINKIQQYKPVVIGLDNVRDKPVEPGHKDLVTAFKKYPNIMGIEKVIDNGSETILPPPALSADNLGFSDATPDADGKLRRNYLTVPVKEDYKFSLSLRLSEAYLNRQGWESDEGIKDANTIRFTKESKSVELPRFYPNSGSYVRTDDGGLQVLVNYRNSQKPFHKLSLTDIKTNNFSQKLITGKIILIGITSQSHPDIINSNAVKNNVINGQIYGVEYQAHAASQIVNGVLSNRPFLNTWTEAGDYLWICGWGMLGIVLSCLSRSPLKNLLSVLLGSIILIGTSYALILFGWWIPVVPALLVFSINGIALTAFYQYDRFLRLQIEERRLAIVQAFDAIHNSPLQEIALLLRELQGHNLREVEVIDKIKHVNTEIRDIFDRLIEETIEHNNVFYLGEADESRSIKLDLSDPIHQLFAEVYEQTIIRDFPHFKTIKIPIVNFKLLEEDALTIEQKGQLCRFLEEAICNVGKHAECATKISVTGEEKDGWYALKIEDNGIGVTSNARNRGTKQAQSLAEQLRGKFIRKSMAPKGTLCQLSFPIRQKSSFFSFWLANR